Proteins encoded within one genomic window of Candidatus Syntrophocurvum alkaliphilum:
- a CDS encoding zinc-ribbon domain containing protein: MFEDKTLICQDCGEEFTFTEGEQEFYHEKGFENEPKRCKDCRSNRRNNRGGGGNRAPREMHDAVCAECGAETQVPFRPVEGRPVFCLDCFQQQRQASY; encoded by the coding sequence ATGTTCGAAGACAAAACATTAATTTGCCAAGACTGTGGAGAAGAGTTTACTTTTACTGAAGGTGAACAAGAATTTTATCATGAAAAAGGTTTCGAAAATGAACCTAAGCGTTGTAAGGATTGCAGATCCAATCGCCGTAACAACCGCGGTGGTGGCGGCAACAGAGCTCCTCGTGAAATGCATGATGCAGTTTGTGCTGAGTGTGGAGCCGAAACCCAAGTTCCTTTTAGACCTGTAGAAGGTAGACCTGTTTTCTGTTTGGACTGTTTCCAACAGCAAAGACAAGCATCGTATTAG
- the pstA gene encoding phosphate ABC transporter permease PstA, giving the protein MRVRKSLDRLLILAFWASGLLLLAVLAGMLAYLFIRGGSSLTLDFIRMTPAGSPVGSEGGVYPAIMGTIYLVIIALITSSIPGIITAIYLTEYSKPSRLRDNIEILIQSMAGVPSIIIGLFVYALFVVQMGWGMSLFAGGIALGIMIIPVIVVSTRDALLAVNIEYRLVGLAMGVSSAYLLFRIIIPQAWPGILSGILLAMGYAAGATAPIMVTAAAVSAPVPGSLFEPVMALPYHLYILFSESISMDNAFATALLLVIILLIINALAMFLNSYQRKLRE; this is encoded by the coding sequence TTGAGAGTAAGAAAAAGTTTAGACCGATTATTAATATTAGCATTCTGGGCATCAGGTTTACTATTACTTGCTGTTTTAGCAGGTATGCTTGCCTATCTATTTATTAGAGGTGGCTCTAGCTTAACCCTAGACTTTATTAGAATGACTCCTGCTGGTTCACCTGTGGGGTCAGAAGGCGGAGTATACCCAGCTATAATGGGAACTATATATTTAGTTATTATTGCTCTAATTACATCATCTATTCCCGGAATTATAACCGCAATATATTTAACTGAGTATAGTAAACCTTCTCGCCTACGTGATAATATTGAAATATTAATTCAATCTATGGCAGGGGTCCCCTCAATTATAATAGGTCTTTTTGTATATGCTCTATTTGTTGTACAAATGGGTTGGGGAATGTCTTTGTTTGCTGGTGGTATTGCATTAGGAATAATGATAATTCCAGTTATAGTAGTAAGCACCCGTGATGCTCTGTTAGCTGTAAATATTGAATATCGTTTGGTAGGTTTGGCAATGGGGGTTTCATCTGCATATCTACTATTTCGAATTATAATTCCTCAAGCATGGCCGGGAATTCTAAGTGGAATTTTATTAGCAATGGGGTATGCCGCTGGTGCAACAGCTCCCATTATGGTAACAGCAGCTGCTGTTTCTGCCCCAGTTCCAGGTAGCTTATTTGAACCAGTAATGGCTCTGCCATATCATTTATATATATTATTTAGTGAAAGTATATCTATGGATAATGCTTTTGCAACTGCTTTACTATTAGTTATTATTCTGTTAATTATTAATGCTTTAGCAATGTTTTTAAACTCCTACCAAAGAAAGCTGAGGGAATAA
- the secA gene encoding preprotein translocase subunit SecA: MSKRNMIRNFLQNLLDDNEKQVNRLRKRVDEINALESKFESLKDEDFPKKTEEFRQRIDEGENLDDILPEAFAIVREASKRTLEMRHFDVQLIGGMVLNSGRIAEMKTGEGKTLVATLPAYLNALTGEGVHIVTVNDYLAQRDADWMRPVYEFCGLTVGALVHGLDNTTRREIYNCDITYATNNELGFDYLRDNMVINPENRVQRNLNYAIIDEVDSILIDEARTPLIISGEGDKPTTLYYQIAKFMPRLEMEEDFIMDEKTNVVTLTEEGVKKAEEFFDVENLSENMELAHHINQGLKAHFLMRKDRDYVVKEEQIVIVDEFTGRLMFGRRYSDGLHQAIEAKEGVKIEKESQTLATITFQNFFRMYDKLSGMTGTAKTEEEEFTNIYSMTVLAIPTHRPMVRKDKSDYIYRSVKGKFNAVIEDIEERSKKGQPVLVGTISIENSELLSQMLTKKGIKHEVLNAKHHEKEAQIIADAGQPKAVTIATNMAGRGTDIVLGEGVEELGGLYVLGTERHESRRIDNQLRGRSGRQGDPGESRFYVSLEDDLMRLFGSSNIEGVMDKLGMDDDMPIENNMISRAIENAQKKVESRNFSIRKMVLEYDDVINQQREVIYGERNKVLYGDDLKDTIKEMIEDVINQVVDNFAGEERYADEWDLDGLLTYVEQHVLPVVDFTKEDILGLNQTEVKNLLKEKTYALYEAREEELGQEAMKEIEKAIMLRMIDNKWMDHIDAMDQLRGGISLRAYAQRDPLVEYKYEAFEAFQDMIYSLKEDVVRFILRVKVVEQQQERKTFENQGEGATENKPVKKGPKIGRNDPCPCESGKKYKKCCGRNE, from the coding sequence ATGTCAAAAAGAAATATGATAAGAAATTTTTTGCAAAATTTATTAGATGATAATGAAAAACAAGTTAATAGACTTAGGAAAAGGGTAGATGAAATAAATGCTCTTGAATCTAAGTTTGAGTCTTTAAAGGATGAAGACTTTCCTAAAAAAACGGAAGAGTTTCGCCAAAGGATAGATGAAGGTGAAAACCTAGATGACATTTTACCAGAGGCTTTTGCAATAGTAAGGGAAGCATCTAAAAGAACTCTTGAAATGCGCCATTTTGATGTACAGCTAATAGGGGGAATGGTGCTTAATAGTGGTAGGATTGCTGAAATGAAAACCGGTGAAGGTAAAACCTTAGTTGCTACACTACCAGCATACCTTAATGCACTAACAGGCGAAGGGGTTCACATAGTAACTGTTAATGATTATTTAGCTCAAAGGGACGCGGACTGGATGCGTCCAGTGTATGAGTTTTGTGGACTAACTGTTGGAGCATTAGTGCATGGGCTTGATAACACTACTAGAAGAGAAATTTATAATTGTGATATTACCTATGCTACTAATAATGAACTAGGTTTTGATTATCTGCGTGATAATATGGTCATAAATCCTGAGAATAGGGTTCAGAGAAATCTGAATTATGCCATTATAGATGAGGTTGATTCTATCTTAATAGATGAAGCTAGAACACCTTTAATTATATCTGGTGAAGGAGATAAACCTACAACTCTTTATTATCAAATAGCCAAATTTATGCCCCGATTAGAAATGGAAGAAGATTTTATAATGGATGAAAAAACTAATGTGGTAACACTTACTGAAGAAGGGGTAAAAAAGGCGGAAGAATTTTTTGATGTAGAAAATTTATCGGAAAATATGGAGTTAGCCCACCACATAAACCAAGGGTTAAAGGCTCACTTTTTAATGAGAAAAGACCGAGATTATGTGGTTAAAGAAGAGCAGATTGTAATAGTAGATGAGTTTACAGGTCGCCTTATGTTTGGTAGAAGATATAGTGATGGTTTGCACCAGGCTATTGAGGCTAAAGAAGGGGTTAAAATTGAAAAAGAATCCCAAACCCTAGCTACTATTACCTTCCAGAATTTTTTTAGAATGTATGATAAACTATCCGGCATGACTGGTACAGCCAAAACTGAGGAAGAAGAGTTCACTAATATTTACAGTATGACAGTTTTAGCAATACCAACCCATAGGCCTATGGTTAGGAAGGATAAGTCTGACTATATTTATAGATCTGTAAAGGGTAAATTTAATGCAGTAATAGAGGATATAGAAGAAAGATCTAAAAAAGGTCAACCAGTTCTTGTTGGTACTATATCTATAGAGAACTCGGAATTATTAAGTCAGATGTTAACTAAAAAAGGTATTAAGCATGAGGTGCTAAATGCTAAGCATCATGAAAAAGAAGCACAGATAATAGCTGATGCTGGACAGCCTAAGGCAGTAACCATTGCTACTAACATGGCTGGTAGAGGTACAGATATTGTTTTAGGTGAAGGAGTAGAAGAATTAGGTGGACTATATGTACTAGGAACTGAAAGACATGAATCTAGACGTATAGATAACCAGCTTAGAGGACGTTCTGGTCGTCAGGGAGATCCAGGGGAATCACGATTTTATGTATCATTAGAAGATGATTTAATGCGTTTGTTTGGCTCATCTAATATAGAAGGTGTAATGGATAAACTAGGTATGGATGATGATATGCCAATTGAAAACAATATGATTTCAAGAGCCATAGAAAATGCCCAGAAAAAAGTTGAGAGTCGCAACTTTAGTATTCGTAAGATGGTTTTAGAGTATGATGATGTTATAAATCAACAGCGTGAAGTAATTTATGGCGAGCGCAATAAGGTGCTTTATGGTGATGATTTAAAGGATACTATAAAAGAAATGATAGAGGACGTTATTAACCAAGTGGTTGATAATTTTGCTGGGGAGGAAAGATATGCTGATGAGTGGGACTTAGACGGACTTCTTACTTATGTAGAGCAGCATGTTCTTCCTGTTGTTGACTTTACTAAAGAAGATATTTTGGGATTGAATCAAACAGAAGTAAAGAACCTTTTGAAGGAAAAAACCTATGCTTTATATGAAGCGCGCGAGGAAGAACTCGGGCAAGAAGCCATGAAAGAAATAGAAAAAGCTATAATGCTAAGAATGATAGATAATAAATGGATGGATCATATTGATGCGATGGACCAATTGCGTGGAGGTATTTCGCTAAGAGCCTATGCTCAAAGAGATCCATTAGTTGAATATAAATATGAAGCATTTGAAGCATTTCAAGATATGATTTACAGTTTAAAAGAGGATGTAGTACGCTTTATCCTCAGAGTTAAAGTAGTAGAACAACAACAAGAGCGCAAAACATTTGAAAACCAAGGTGAAGGTGCTACCGAAAATAAACCAGTTAAAAAAGGTCCTAAAATAGGCCGCAATGACCCCTGCCCTTGTGAAAGTGGTAAGAAATATAAAAAATGCTGTGGGCGAAATGAGTAG
- a CDS encoding phosphate ABC transporter ATP-binding protein encodes MKAIEIKDWNSWYGHHHVLKDVCLEFDNNAITAIVGPSGCGKTTLLRSLNRTAEIGTTFKCKGEILVAGENIYSSTNVEKVRRKIGLVYQTPIALPLSIKENVLFGPRYYEERNKKKLNEILESCLIQAALWDEVKDNLNKPASHLSGGQKQRLSIARALAVNPKVLLLDEPCSSLDPNSTHLIEQLIIELSNNLPIVIVTHNLFQARRVANETVFMLDGKIVEKNKTEAMFTSPHEAETKKFFSGLVG; translated from the coding sequence GTGAAAGCTATCGAAATTAAAGATTGGAACAGCTGGTATGGACATCACCATGTATTAAAAGATGTCTGCCTTGAGTTTGACAATAATGCCATTACTGCTATTGTTGGTCCATCTGGTTGTGGGAAAACAACTCTTTTAAGAAGCCTAAACCGAACAGCCGAGATTGGAACTACCTTTAAATGCAAAGGAGAAATATTAGTTGCGGGAGAAAATATTTATAGTTCAACTAATGTTGAAAAAGTACGCAGAAAAATTGGATTGGTTTATCAAACTCCCATAGCTTTACCTTTATCAATTAAAGAAAATGTCCTATTTGGTCCGCGTTATTATGAAGAAAGAAATAAAAAGAAGCTAAACGAAATATTAGAATCCTGTTTAATACAAGCAGCATTATGGGATGAAGTAAAAGACAATCTTAATAAGCCAGCTTCCCATTTATCTGGAGGCCAGAAGCAACGCTTATCTATTGCACGTGCTTTAGCTGTAAATCCTAAAGTTTTGTTATTAGATGAACCTTGTTCTAGTCTAGACCCTAATTCAACCCATCTGATAGAACAACTAATTATTGAGCTTTCTAATAATCTTCCCATAGTTATTGTAACTCATAATTTATTTCAGGCCCGTAGGGTAGCAAATGAAACTGTTTTTATGCTTGATGGAAAGATAGTTGAAAAAAATAAAACTGAAGCGATGTTTACTAGCCCACATGAGGCTGAAACCAAAAAATTCTTTTCTGGTTTAGTAGGATAG
- the hpf gene encoding ribosome hibernation-promoting factor, HPF/YfiA family, with protein MKLDIRGKNIDLTDALKDYTTKRLSKLERYIDDVKEAQVALSVEGEGHKVEVTIPLNGVILRGEEATDDMYSSIDKVIDKLEKQIEKHKTKLYKRHRGVGLKQGIQEEIQKELNKEDKTEKFKVVRTKRFAMKPMDEEEAIMQMNLLGHSFFVFFNAETEEVNVVYKRVDGNYGLIEPNFD; from the coding sequence ATGAAATTAGATATCAGAGGAAAGAATATTGACCTCACAGACGCTTTGAAGGACTATACCACTAAAAGGCTTTCCAAATTAGAAAGATATATTGATGATGTAAAGGAGGCGCAGGTAGCTCTATCGGTAGAAGGGGAAGGACATAAGGTGGAAGTAACTATCCCTCTTAATGGTGTAATTCTTCGTGGAGAAGAAGCCACAGATGATATGTATTCTTCTATAGATAAGGTTATTGATAAGCTCGAAAAACAAATTGAAAAACACAAGACGAAGCTTTACAAAAGACATCGAGGAGTAGGGCTTAAACAAGGAATCCAAGAAGAAATTCAAAAAGAGTTAAACAAAGAAGACAAAACAGAAAAGTTTAAAGTTGTAAGAACCAAGCGATTTGCCATGAAACCAATGGATGAAGAGGAAGCTATAATGCAGATGAACCTATTAGGACATAGTTTCTTTGTATTTTTCAATGCCGAAACAGAAGAGGTAAATGTTGTATATAAAAGAGTTGACGGTAATTATGGTTTAATTGAACCAAATTTTGATTAG